In one Massilia endophytica genomic region, the following are encoded:
- a CDS encoding DUF4861 family protein: MSARLALAALLPALAMVAPDALAAALLVTVSHDLNAARPSETITVPWAEVNRALPGALIQHIAVKDAQGRVLPHQVTNVAPLAKDPKNEGIAYGELIFQHNFAPGEKQATFTVEKIEALSPVFPVKAYARYVQERLDDFAWENDKLGHRTYGPALAAPAEPGSGKEVLVTSGLDLWFKRVSYPIVDRWYNKGHDHYHHDEGEGMDMYNVGKSRGAGGTGVWDGSALYTSVNYASWKLLANGPVRAIFELRYNSFDAAGTQVGEVKRFTVDAGHYLDQIDSTLTFSGKPSLIMAAGLNKAPTDKFQDPAIAMDRDPARGLLLQWVQQKSKGQFGVAVVLPGAKGYAEDAMNHLILADAVSGKPVRYYAGGAWDRAGEITSREQWQAYVTAMAERYRHPISVTLKTLP; the protein is encoded by the coding sequence ATGAGTGCACGTCTTGCCCTTGCAGCCCTGCTTCCCGCCCTCGCCATGGTCGCGCCGGATGCGCTGGCCGCCGCGCTCTTGGTCACGGTGAGCCACGACCTGAACGCCGCACGCCCTTCCGAAACCATTACCGTGCCCTGGGCGGAAGTGAACCGCGCCCTGCCCGGCGCGCTGATCCAGCATATCGCCGTGAAGGATGCGCAGGGCCGCGTGCTGCCGCACCAGGTCACCAATGTTGCGCCCCTGGCGAAGGACCCGAAGAATGAGGGCATCGCCTATGGCGAGCTGATTTTCCAGCATAATTTCGCGCCCGGCGAAAAGCAGGCCACCTTCACGGTGGAGAAAATCGAGGCGCTGTCGCCGGTGTTCCCGGTGAAGGCCTACGCCCGCTACGTGCAGGAGCGCCTGGACGATTTCGCCTGGGAGAACGACAAGCTGGGCCACCGCACCTACGGCCCCGCGCTCGCCGCGCCTGCGGAACCGGGCAGCGGCAAGGAGGTGCTGGTGACGAGCGGCCTGGATCTGTGGTTCAAGCGCGTGTCCTACCCCATCGTCGACCGCTGGTACAACAAAGGCCATGACCACTACCACCACGACGAGGGCGAGGGCATGGACATGTACAACGTGGGCAAGTCGCGCGGCGCCGGCGGCACGGGCGTGTGGGACGGCAGCGCCCTGTACACGAGCGTGAACTACGCAAGCTGGAAGCTGCTGGCCAACGGTCCCGTGCGCGCCATCTTCGAGCTGCGCTACAACAGCTTCGATGCGGCGGGAACGCAGGTCGGCGAAGTAAAGCGCTTCACCGTGGACGCGGGCCACTACCTGGACCAGATCGACAGCACCCTCACCTTCTCCGGCAAGCCTTCGCTCATCATGGCCGCAGGCCTGAACAAGGCGCCCACCGACAAATTCCAGGACCCCGCCATCGCCATGGACCGCGACCCGGCGCGCGGCCTGCTCCTGCAATGGGTGCAGCAGAAGAGCAAGGGCCAGTTCGGCGTGGCCGTGGTGCTGCCCGGCGCGAAAGGCTATGCGGAGGATGCGATGAACCACCTGATACTGGCCGACGCCGTATCCGGCAAACCCGTCCGCTACTATGCGGGCGGCGCCTGGGACCGCGCGGGGGAGATCACGAGCCGCGAGCAATGGCAGGCTTATGTCACCGCCATGGCCGAACGCTACCGGCACCCCATCAGCGTTACGCTGAAAACCCTGCCCTGA